A genomic stretch from Pyxidicoccus xibeiensis includes:
- a CDS encoding C45 family autoproteolytic acyltransferase/hydolase, with protein sequence MTDFRMTSKLLGVLLLSASALHVVPAQAAAPASTPAPAPARAAAPASTPVPVPNGSFEIAGGTSGLPAFWTTKGTGKANASSESKVDGAKSLHIENPKDGAETTVESEAMKLQVGQLYRLSAFVRTRDVQADPQARYPTAHGACLSMKSFPFTNCTPAPAAEAGARASVLFFATQSSDRVQLHLGRNGKATGSAWFDDVRVEKVDDITAYLPMESVRWAGKGFRYDDGGWIYVHIEGEPYERGHQFGQLVPQEIVRYMEKLGIQKDKSDAAKGWGHHRLLADSLFLRKYDAEYLEEMKGIADGANKAGAKFKDRELDLLDIVTLNSAVDAGQLEEANRATATSLSGRTFLKAEDEAERAGKGDHCSSFVATKSATKDGRAIIGQIFMWNGYTGVHWDVILDVQPTKGHRFVMQTFPGGIHSGADWYVNSAGIVIGETTVGQTPFDINGSPQSNRIRKAAQYASSIDDVARIMKDGNNGLYTNDWTLADTKTDEGACLLLGTKKTKLWRTGSKGNASDTPGNLKDFIWANNNNRDMEVRKESVSNPDNAPADLAFNTWNRDIAFWEYYAKLGKKGFDLDSSIRMLASTPINRPHACDGKVTTSEMAEKLMFLAHYGKTTLREKMIGSRFMPDLPGATPHLSLGYTTFSPIFVADKLKEAKKAWKAPEEPAAPKRDLAKVKDAVAFDKGLLWANTVFPASDGDNWLASGTSAYWKLLKDLPAAEDKAFEQQRDALAELNARYLFVTSRETDVVPVNAKTEYGRYGTYLVPRIKGTFALHQLRLLLGNKDFSKAMNAVHARYTNKDITTADFKRTVLEATNKDVGAFVSQWLERTGLPQPRIRASAAQVKDGYETTLKVEQAGPRPWHFVTLVEVRTAKGSTLERVEVKGAATETFTFRTAEAPVRVVFNPANDIPVPRERFQTLSNQTDAFERLLLVHGTAKQTESMRTLTLGYRDVLADAFTEVLPRVAPDSEVTDKELADRDLVLFGGAEDNALLARLVEEKKLPVELGRRYFRWQGKTYGRPDDGLAMALPNPWNPKRALYLYVANSGLQLWQMTRGFQRNLQGWARFQGGDVSAKGFHDLESLAQDVTVTPAVTPAPTPAPAPAPVPAPVMGAK encoded by the coding sequence ATGACCGACTTCCGCATGACGTCGAAGCTCCTCGGCGTGCTCCTGCTCTCCGCGAGCGCGCTCCATGTCGTGCCTGCCCAGGCGGCGGCACCCGCGTCCACTCCTGCTCCAGCGCCCGCTCGTGCGGCGGCGCCCGCGTCCACCCCCGTCCCCGTTCCCAACGGGAGCTTCGAAATCGCGGGCGGCACCTCCGGCCTGCCCGCCTTCTGGACCACGAAGGGGACCGGCAAGGCCAACGCGTCCTCCGAAAGCAAGGTAGACGGCGCCAAGAGCCTCCACATCGAGAACCCGAAGGACGGCGCGGAGACCACCGTCGAGTCCGAGGCGATGAAGCTCCAGGTGGGCCAGCTCTACCGGCTCAGCGCCTTCGTGCGCACCCGCGACGTCCAGGCGGACCCGCAGGCCCGCTACCCCACGGCCCACGGCGCCTGCCTGTCGATGAAGAGCTTCCCCTTCACCAACTGCACGCCCGCGCCGGCCGCAGAAGCAGGCGCCCGCGCGTCGGTGCTCTTCTTCGCCACCCAGTCCTCGGACCGCGTGCAGCTCCACCTGGGCCGCAACGGCAAGGCGACGGGCTCGGCCTGGTTCGACGACGTGCGCGTGGAGAAGGTGGACGACATCACCGCCTACCTCCCCATGGAGTCCGTGCGCTGGGCCGGCAAGGGCTTCCGCTATGACGACGGCGGGTGGATCTACGTCCACATCGAGGGCGAGCCGTACGAGCGCGGCCACCAGTTCGGCCAGCTCGTGCCCCAGGAAATCGTCCGCTACATGGAGAAGCTCGGCATCCAGAAGGACAAGTCGGACGCCGCGAAGGGGTGGGGCCACCACCGGCTGCTCGCCGACTCGCTCTTCCTGCGCAAGTACGACGCCGAGTACCTGGAGGAGATGAAGGGCATCGCCGACGGCGCCAACAAGGCCGGCGCGAAGTTCAAGGACCGCGAGCTGGACCTCCTGGACATCGTCACCCTCAACTCCGCCGTGGACGCCGGCCAGCTCGAGGAGGCCAACCGCGCCACCGCGACGTCCCTGTCCGGCCGCACCTTCCTCAAGGCCGAGGACGAGGCCGAGCGCGCCGGCAAGGGTGACCACTGCTCGTCCTTCGTCGCCACCAAGTCCGCCACCAAGGATGGCCGCGCCATCATCGGGCAGATCTTCATGTGGAACGGCTACACCGGCGTCCACTGGGACGTGATTCTGGACGTGCAGCCCACCAAGGGTCACCGCTTCGTGATGCAGACCTTCCCGGGCGGCATCCACAGCGGCGCGGACTGGTACGTCAACTCCGCCGGCATCGTCATCGGCGAGACGACGGTGGGCCAGACGCCGTTCGACATCAACGGCTCGCCCCAGAGCAACCGCATCCGCAAGGCGGCGCAGTACGCGTCCAGCATCGACGACGTGGCCCGCATCATGAAGGACGGCAACAACGGCCTGTACACCAACGACTGGACGCTGGCGGACACCAAGACGGACGAGGGCGCCTGCCTCCTGCTCGGCACCAAGAAGACCAAGCTGTGGCGCACCGGCAGCAAGGGCAATGCCTCGGACACCCCGGGCAACCTCAAGGACTTCATCTGGGCCAACAACAACAACCGTGACATGGAGGTCCGCAAGGAGTCCGTGTCCAACCCGGACAACGCCCCGGCGGACCTGGCCTTCAACACGTGGAACCGGGACATCGCCTTCTGGGAGTACTACGCGAAGCTGGGCAAGAAGGGCTTCGACCTGGACTCGTCCATCCGGATGCTGGCGTCCACGCCCATCAACCGGCCCCACGCGTGCGACGGCAAGGTCACCACGTCCGAGATGGCCGAGAAGCTGATGTTCCTGGCCCACTACGGCAAGACGACGCTGCGCGAGAAGATGATTGGCAGCCGCTTCATGCCGGACCTGCCCGGCGCCACGCCGCACCTGTCCCTGGGCTACACCACCTTCAGCCCCATCTTCGTCGCCGACAAGCTGAAGGAGGCGAAGAAGGCCTGGAAGGCCCCCGAGGAGCCCGCCGCCCCGAAGCGGGACCTGGCGAAGGTGAAGGACGCCGTCGCCTTCGACAAGGGCCTGCTGTGGGCCAACACCGTGTTCCCCGCCTCGGACGGTGACAACTGGCTGGCCAGCGGCACCTCCGCGTACTGGAAGCTGCTGAAGGACCTGCCCGCCGCCGAGGACAAGGCCTTCGAGCAGCAGCGCGACGCGCTGGCGGAGCTCAACGCGCGCTACCTCTTCGTCACCTCGCGCGAGACGGACGTGGTGCCGGTGAACGCGAAGACGGAGTACGGCCGGTATGGCACCTACCTGGTGCCGCGCATCAAGGGCACCTTCGCGCTGCACCAGCTCCGCCTGCTGCTGGGCAACAAGGACTTCTCCAAGGCGATGAACGCCGTGCACGCGCGCTACACGAACAAGGACATCACCACGGCGGACTTCAAGCGCACCGTGCTGGAGGCCACCAACAAGGACGTGGGCGCCTTCGTCTCGCAGTGGCTGGAGCGCACGGGCCTGCCCCAGCCGCGCATCCGCGCCAGCGCCGCGCAGGTGAAGGACGGCTATGAGACGACGCTCAAGGTCGAGCAGGCCGGCCCCCGGCCCTGGCACTTCGTCACCCTGGTGGAGGTGCGCACCGCGAAGGGCTCCACGCTGGAGCGCGTGGAGGTGAAGGGCGCGGCCACCGAGACGTTCACCTTCCGCACGGCCGAGGCGCCGGTGCGCGTGGTGTTCAACCCGGCCAACGACATCCCCGTGCCCCGCGAGCGCTTCCAGACGCTGTCCAACCAGACGGACGCCTTCGAGCGCCTGCTGCTGGTGCACGGCACCGCGAAGCAGACGGAGTCCATGCGGACGCTGACGCTGGGCTACCGCGACGTGCTCGCGGACGCCTTCACCGAGGTGCTGCCCCGCGTGGCGCCGGACTCCGAGGTGACGGACAAGGAACTGGCGGACCGGGACCTGGTCCTCTTCGGTGGCGCCGAGGACAACGCCCTGCTGGCGCGGCTGGTGGAGGAGAAGAAGCTCCCGGTGGAGCTGGGCCGGCGCTACTTCCGCTGGCAGGGGAAGACCTACGGCCGCCCGGATGACGGCCTGGCCATGGCGCTGCCCAACCCGTGGAACCCGAAGCGGGCCCTGTACCTGTACGTGGCCAACAGCGGCCTCCAGCTCTGGCAGATGACGCGCGGCTTCCAGCGCAACCTCCAGGGGTGGGCCCGGTTCCAGGGCGGGGACGTGAGCGCCAAGGGCTTCCATGACCTGGAGTCCCTGGCGCAGGACGTCACGGTGACGCCAGCCGTCACGCCGGCCCCGACTCCGGCGCCCGCGCCGGCTCCGGTGCCCGCGCCAGTGATGGGCGCGAAGTAG
- a CDS encoding SPFH domain-containing protein translates to MSMSKEPVRNEYLDQVREQQQRLEVDLKARKVMSPGGMPQQNAMMPARRAAAVPVERTGNAVDVRISGFWKWKTVIVPPNAYVVHTRRGHSQPLHIGLGVSFRFDPTRDSFIVAPGAMQTIIINAHCICRELQGLLVQGYVQWIIEDFGTAYRKLDFTDAEDPMRVVNVQLREQAEAAIKDKVATMSIDAVLSDKQPIIEELTARLRHVAEGGGGGDKGLGLRIVTVQIKEAVVSSARLWESLQTPFRSERERVARLAALGTEEALAQRELEVEQTRERMRLESDGELAMLRASKDAQSYDREQSERLRRQQREEEDARQLALERQQSALQTVELEKARLAVEAELTRLKQDSEAARLKREVLAHTEVADVQRAAGNRQAKAELELMDARQRILNELTPANVQARLVELLPDIAEKLPQPKELRSVSIGGNGGTQDGQGVATLVAQMMALVNILKADAPARAPAGGQDAKAALPEAPAPR, encoded by the coding sequence ATGAGCATGTCGAAGGAGCCGGTGCGCAACGAGTACCTGGACCAGGTGCGTGAGCAGCAGCAGCGCCTGGAGGTGGACCTGAAGGCACGCAAGGTCATGTCCCCTGGGGGGATGCCCCAGCAGAACGCGATGATGCCCGCGCGGAGGGCGGCCGCCGTCCCGGTCGAGCGGACGGGCAACGCGGTGGACGTGCGCATCAGCGGCTTCTGGAAGTGGAAGACGGTCATCGTCCCGCCGAACGCCTATGTCGTGCACACGCGCCGGGGCCATTCACAGCCGCTGCACATCGGCCTGGGCGTGTCGTTCCGGTTCGACCCGACGCGGGACTCGTTCATCGTGGCCCCCGGGGCGATGCAGACCATCATCATCAACGCGCACTGCATCTGCCGCGAGCTGCAGGGACTGCTGGTGCAGGGCTACGTGCAGTGGATCATCGAGGACTTCGGCACCGCGTACCGGAAGCTGGACTTCACGGACGCGGAGGACCCGATGCGCGTCGTGAATGTGCAGCTGCGCGAGCAGGCGGAGGCGGCCATCAAGGACAAGGTGGCCACCATGAGCATCGACGCGGTGCTCTCCGACAAGCAGCCCATCATCGAGGAGCTGACGGCCCGCCTCCGACACGTGGCGGAGGGCGGTGGCGGCGGTGACAAGGGCCTGGGGCTGCGCATCGTCACGGTGCAGATCAAGGAGGCGGTGGTGAGCTCCGCGCGCCTCTGGGAGAGCCTCCAGACGCCGTTCCGCTCGGAGCGCGAGCGCGTGGCCCGGCTGGCGGCGCTCGGCACGGAGGAGGCGCTGGCACAGCGCGAGCTGGAGGTGGAGCAGACCCGGGAGCGCATGCGGCTGGAGAGCGACGGTGAGCTCGCCATGCTTCGCGCCAGCAAGGACGCGCAGTCGTACGACCGCGAGCAGTCCGAGCGCCTGCGGCGGCAGCAGCGCGAGGAAGAGGACGCGCGGCAGCTCGCGCTGGAGCGGCAGCAGTCCGCGCTCCAGACGGTGGAGCTGGAGAAGGCGCGGCTCGCGGTGGAGGCGGAGCTGACACGGCTGAAGCAGGACTCGGAGGCCGCGCGGCTCAAGCGGGAGGTCCTGGCCCACACCGAGGTCGCGGACGTGCAGCGGGCGGCGGGCAACCGCCAGGCCAAGGCCGAGCTGGAGCTGATGGACGCGCGGCAGCGCATCCTCAACGAGCTCACTCCCGCCAACGTGCAGGCCCGGTTGGTGGAGCTGCTGCCCGACATCGCGGAGAAGCTTCCTCAGCCGAAGGAGCTGCGCTCGGTGTCCATCGGCGGGAATGGCGGGACGCAGGACGGGCAGGGTGTAGCCACCCTGGTGGCACAGATGATGGCCCTGGTGAACATCCTGAAGGCCGATGCTCCTGCGCGTGCTCCGGCGGGCGGGCAGGACGCGAAGGCCGCTCTCCCGGAGGCTCCTGCGCCCCGCTGA
- the rd gene encoding rubredoxin, translating to MSKRYRCTLCTHVYDPAEGDPASGIPPGTAFEDIPADWMCPDCGATKADFEPIED from the coding sequence ATGTCCAAGCGTTACCGCTGCACCCTCTGCACCCACGTCTATGACCCGGCGGAAGGCGACCCTGCTTCGGGCATCCCTCCCGGGACTGCCTTCGAGGACATCCCCGCCGACTGGATGTGCCCCGACTGCGGTGCCACCAAGGCCGACTTCGAGCCCATCGAAGACTGA
- a CDS encoding OmpA family protein: protein MASPSLQLPLLVLMGLLAASARAAEPSSVEQRAREDLDRQLQELVKTPPPEVVVSFEGLPGAGTARGYKLVEAEFLLNGQPLIIPGPDKLNGPGLHRLAVLKVEEGSFTLVSHVTYASDAWNLFSEESGFLWKLTASVTFQVQKGLRVRVKVMPGINPTAPDPRLKLKLSHDVSVEMTAQLADVAIPDAQDAGTPAATVAQTPPVKPGTSPVQPVSGTQPVTATAQRPEEGPTAPARLLLKVLAGKKPVAATVYLRNPKGAPKQVLLDRKARKGTPVMLPPGEYTVDVLSKGYLAQTRKVRLSREQEPTVAFTLAKAPAKKTQQVSVKNERVELPRAPRFGEKQATPKKGSTAGLALLVDMLVRDESLRVRLEGHTDNREGSAQGRQALSESRAKAVAELLVKSGLDASRIETSGAGDKRPKAPNLIPAGREVNRRVEFVLLRSK from the coding sequence GTGGCTTCTCCCTCACTCCAGTTACCTCTCCTCGTCCTCATGGGACTGCTCGCCGCCTCCGCGCGCGCGGCCGAGCCTTCGTCCGTGGAGCAGCGGGCGCGCGAGGACCTGGACCGGCAGCTCCAGGAGCTGGTGAAGACGCCTCCGCCGGAGGTGGTCGTCTCCTTCGAGGGGCTCCCCGGCGCGGGGACTGCACGCGGCTACAAGCTTGTAGAGGCGGAGTTCCTCCTCAACGGGCAGCCGCTCATCATCCCGGGGCCGGACAAGCTCAATGGCCCCGGCCTGCACCGGCTGGCGGTTCTCAAGGTGGAGGAGGGCTCCTTCACGCTGGTGTCGCACGTCACGTACGCCAGCGACGCGTGGAACCTCTTCAGCGAAGAGAGCGGCTTCCTGTGGAAGCTGACCGCGTCCGTCACGTTCCAGGTGCAGAAGGGCTTGAGGGTGCGGGTGAAGGTGATGCCCGGCATCAACCCCACCGCGCCGGACCCGCGGCTGAAGCTGAAGCTGTCCCATGACGTGTCGGTGGAGATGACCGCGCAGCTGGCGGACGTGGCCATTCCGGATGCGCAGGACGCGGGGACGCCCGCGGCGACGGTGGCCCAGACGCCGCCCGTGAAGCCGGGCACGTCGCCGGTGCAGCCGGTGTCGGGGACGCAGCCCGTCACGGCGACGGCGCAGCGGCCGGAGGAGGGCCCCACGGCGCCCGCGCGGCTCTTGCTGAAGGTGCTGGCCGGGAAGAAGCCCGTCGCGGCGACGGTGTACCTGCGCAATCCGAAGGGCGCGCCGAAGCAGGTGCTGCTGGACCGCAAGGCGCGCAAGGGCACGCCGGTGATGCTGCCGCCGGGCGAGTACACGGTGGACGTGCTGTCGAAGGGCTACCTGGCGCAGACGCGCAAGGTGCGGCTGTCGCGCGAGCAGGAGCCCACGGTGGCCTTCACGCTCGCGAAGGCTCCGGCGAAGAAGACGCAGCAGGTCAGCGTGAAGAACGAGCGCGTGGAGCTGCCCAGGGCGCCGCGCTTCGGTGAGAAGCAGGCCACGCCGAAGAAGGGCTCCACGGCCGGGCTGGCGCTGCTGGTGGACATGCTGGTGCGCGACGAGTCGCTGCGCGTGCGGCTGGAGGGGCACACCGACAACCGCGAGGGCTCCGCGCAGGGCCGGCAGGCGCTGTCCGAGTCCCGCGCGAAGGCGGTGGCGGAGCTGCTGGTGAAGTCCGGGCTGGACGCGTCCCGCATCGAGACCTCGGGCGCGGGGGACAAGCGGCCCAAGGCACCCAACCTGATTCCCGCCGGCCGTGAGGTGAACCGCCGCGTGGAGTTCGTGCTGCTGCGCTCGAAGTAG
- a CDS encoding fumarate hydratase → MNDFQFQEMLPLGKDETPFRLLTKDHVSTFEAAGRTFLQVEPEALTLLTRQAMRDIAHLLRPGHLGQLAHILKDPEASANDRFVALELLKNANIAAGGVLPSCQDTGTAIVMGKKGQYVLTRGNDEEAISRGVFDTYRTSNLRYSQMAALDMYKEVNTNNNLPAQIELYATDGDAYKFLFMAKGGGSANKSYLFQETKALLNPQSLLAFLDAKIRSLGTAACPPYHLAIVVGGTSAEFALKTAKYASARYLDTLPREGNAQGRGFRDVELEQEVLKLTQRMGIGAQFGGKYFCHDVRVIRLPRHGASCPVAIAVSCSADRQVLGKITREGVFLEQLEADPAKYLPETTEADLNSEVVKIDLNRPMSEIRAELSRYPIKTRLSLTGPMVVARDIAHAKLKERLDAGQGMPQYMKDYMVYYAGPAKTPEGYASGSFGPTTAGRMDAYVDQFQAEGGSFVMLAKGNRSPAVTEACKKHGGFYLGSIGGPAARLAQDCIKKVEVLEYQELGMEAVWKIDVVDFPAFIVVDDKGNDFFANINKPSAKKA, encoded by the coding sequence ATGAACGACTTCCAGTTCCAGGAAATGCTGCCACTGGGCAAGGACGAGACGCCCTTCCGCCTGCTCACCAAGGACCACGTCTCCACCTTCGAGGCCGCCGGCCGCACCTTCCTCCAGGTCGAGCCCGAGGCGCTCACGCTGCTCACCCGCCAGGCCATGCGCGACATCGCGCACCTGCTGCGCCCCGGCCACCTGGGCCAGCTCGCCCACATCCTCAAGGACCCGGAGGCGTCGGCGAATGACCGCTTCGTGGCGCTGGAGCTGCTGAAGAACGCCAACATCGCCGCCGGCGGCGTGCTGCCCTCCTGCCAGGACACGGGCACCGCCATCGTCATGGGCAAGAAGGGCCAGTACGTCCTCACCCGTGGCAACGACGAGGAGGCCATCTCCCGGGGCGTCTTCGACACGTACCGCACGTCCAACCTGCGCTACTCGCAGATGGCCGCGCTCGACATGTACAAGGAGGTCAACACCAACAACAACCTCCCCGCGCAAATCGAGCTCTACGCCACCGACGGAGACGCCTACAAGTTCCTCTTCATGGCCAAGGGCGGCGGCTCCGCGAACAAGAGCTACCTCTTCCAGGAGACCAAGGCGCTGCTCAACCCGCAGAGCCTGCTGGCCTTCCTCGACGCCAAGATTCGCTCGCTCGGCACCGCCGCGTGCCCGCCGTACCACCTGGCCATCGTCGTGGGCGGCACCTCCGCCGAGTTCGCGCTGAAGACGGCCAAGTACGCCTCCGCCCGCTACCTGGACACCCTGCCCCGCGAGGGCAACGCCCAGGGCCGCGGCTTCCGCGACGTGGAGCTGGAGCAGGAGGTGCTGAAGCTCACGCAGCGCATGGGCATCGGCGCGCAGTTCGGCGGCAAGTACTTCTGCCATGACGTGCGCGTCATCCGCCTGCCCCGCCACGGCGCGTCCTGCCCGGTGGCCATCGCCGTGTCGTGCTCCGCGGACCGGCAGGTGCTGGGCAAGATTACGCGCGAGGGCGTCTTCCTGGAGCAGCTGGAGGCGGACCCGGCGAAGTACCTGCCGGAGACGACCGAGGCAGACCTGAACAGCGAGGTGGTGAAGATAGACCTCAACCGCCCCATGTCCGAGATTCGCGCCGAGCTGTCGCGCTACCCCATCAAGACGCGCCTGTCGCTCACCGGCCCCATGGTGGTGGCGCGAGACATCGCCCACGCCAAGCTCAAGGAGCGCCTCGACGCCGGCCAGGGCATGCCGCAGTACATGAAGGACTACATGGTCTACTACGCCGGCCCGGCGAAGACGCCCGAGGGCTACGCCTCCGGCTCGTTCGGCCCGACGACGGCGGGCCGCATGGACGCGTACGTGGACCAGTTCCAGGCCGAGGGCGGCAGCTTCGTGATGCTCGCCAAGGGCAACCGCTCGCCCGCCGTCACCGAGGCGTGCAAGAAGCACGGCGGCTTCTACCTGGGCTCCATCGGCGGCCCGGCCGCGCGCCTGGCGCAGGACTGCATCAAGAAGGTGGAGGTGCTCGAGTACCAGGAACTCGGCATGGAGGCCGTGTGGAAGATCGACGTGGTCGACTTCCCCGCCTTCATCGTGGTGGACGACAAGGGCAACGACTTCTTCGCCAACATCAACAAGCCGTCGGCGAAGAAGGCCTGA
- a CDS encoding DUF3885 domain-containing protein — protein sequence MDAVQLREQWRCWYSNGPPVAHVLRLQHPENWLRIHSLPEAQRYPDSPEDWTELLARHNEVATGMLGEGGRGVLIAARNAFDGEPLPEQLDNEPEPLATLSPRLLGPIDADWPGAVALKSHYDSTVGLYAVELRWHRGAYDTLLRAIANWEVALVLFVSSDSGRVYAPYDGGADLFFPNPEERDLARERYQAWLSQFPGGL from the coding sequence ATGGACGCAGTGCAGCTTCGAGAGCAGTGGAGATGCTGGTACAGCAACGGGCCACCCGTGGCCCACGTGCTGCGCCTCCAGCACCCGGAAAACTGGCTGCGCATCCACAGCCTCCCGGAAGCGCAGCGCTATCCCGACAGCCCCGAGGACTGGACGGAGCTGCTCGCCCGGCACAATGAGGTCGCCACTGGAATGCTCGGAGAGGGTGGCCGGGGGGTCCTCATCGCCGCACGAAATGCCTTCGACGGAGAGCCACTGCCCGAGCAGCTCGACAATGAGCCCGAGCCCCTGGCGACCCTGAGCCCCAGGCTGCTGGGCCCCATCGACGCGGACTGGCCGGGCGCGGTGGCACTGAAGTCGCACTACGACAGCACCGTCGGGCTGTACGCCGTCGAGCTCCGCTGGCACCGCGGCGCCTACGACACGCTGCTTCGGGCAATCGCCAACTGGGAGGTCGCCCTGGTGCTCTTCGTCTCGAGCGACAGCGGGCGCGTCTACGCGCCCTATGACGGCGGCGCCGACCTCTTCTTCCCCAACCCCGAGGAGCGTGACCTCGCCCGCGAGCGCTACCAGGCCTGGCTCTCCCAGTTCCCGGGCGGCCTGTAG
- a CDS encoding M13 family metallopeptidase, whose translation MSPKKPSARSAWATRALGTLLLTGCASSPQPAPSAEAPPPPAAQASESASAVSTATVRSLGVELKHLDRSVRPQDDFYKFVNGNWLKSTPIPADRARYGTFIELADKAELAMRTIIEESAAAKDRQAGTNAQKVGDLYNSFMDTQRIEALGLEPVRAELQRVKALKSAAALPELFAELQRDGIQVPFGIFVGQDQKQATRYIVYANQGGLGLPDRDYYSKQEPRFVEMRAAYVAYIEKLFTLAGEKDGKKAAQAILALETALAEKQWDRARNRDREATYNLKNVAELDALTPGFSWARFLKAAGAEATPGVIIRQPDYFTAMAGLLKKTPLPVVKQYLTFKVLDERAPLLNGAFETANFEFRGKTLQGMQENRPRWKRGVGAVNDTLGEAVGQLYVERHFSPESKKRMVELVDNLREAFRQGIEGLDWMSPATKAQAQAKLAKFGVKIGYPEKWRDYSSLEVKADDLVGNIRRGDAFEFNRAVAKLGKPIDRTEWGMSPQTVNAYYSSTMNEIVFPAAILQPPFFNPEADDATNYGAIGGVIGHEFSHGFDDQGSRSDGDGNLRDWWTAEDKAGFQKRTNMLVQQYGGFSPLEAMNVNGQLTLGENIGDLSGLTVAYKAYKLSLEKQAAPLIDGFTGDQRFFMGWAQIWRGLYRDDAMRQMLLTDSHSPPQYRVNGVVRNMPEFYEAFGVKQGDGAWLPPEQRVKVW comes from the coding sequence ATGAGCCCCAAGAAGCCCTCTGCCCGTAGTGCCTGGGCCACCCGCGCCCTCGGCACGCTGCTCCTCACCGGCTGCGCGTCCTCTCCGCAGCCGGCGCCTTCCGCCGAAGCCCCCCCGCCGCCCGCCGCGCAGGCCTCGGAGTCCGCGTCGGCGGTGTCCACCGCGACGGTGCGCTCGCTGGGCGTGGAGCTGAAGCACCTGGACCGCTCCGTCCGGCCGCAGGACGACTTCTACAAGTTCGTCAACGGCAACTGGCTGAAGTCCACGCCCATCCCCGCGGACCGCGCGCGCTACGGCACCTTCATCGAGCTGGCGGACAAGGCCGAGCTGGCCATGCGCACCATCATCGAGGAATCCGCCGCCGCGAAGGACCGGCAGGCGGGCACCAACGCGCAGAAGGTGGGCGACCTCTACAACAGCTTCATGGACACCCAGCGGATTGAAGCGCTGGGCCTGGAGCCGGTGCGCGCGGAGCTGCAGCGCGTGAAGGCGCTGAAGAGCGCGGCGGCGCTGCCCGAGCTGTTCGCGGAGCTGCAGCGCGACGGCATCCAGGTGCCCTTCGGCATCTTCGTGGGCCAGGACCAGAAGCAGGCCACGCGCTACATCGTCTATGCCAACCAGGGCGGCCTGGGGCTGCCGGACCGGGACTACTACTCGAAGCAGGAGCCCCGCTTCGTGGAGATGCGCGCCGCGTACGTGGCGTACATCGAGAAGCTCTTCACGCTGGCCGGGGAGAAGGACGGCAAGAAGGCGGCGCAGGCCATCCTCGCGCTGGAGACGGCCCTGGCGGAGAAGCAGTGGGACCGCGCGCGCAACCGCGACCGCGAGGCCACCTACAACCTCAAGAACGTGGCGGAGCTGGACGCGCTCACCCCGGGCTTCTCCTGGGCGCGCTTCCTCAAGGCCGCCGGCGCCGAGGCCACCCCGGGCGTCATCATCCGCCAGCCCGACTACTTCACGGCCATGGCGGGCCTGCTGAAGAAGACGCCGCTGCCCGTGGTGAAGCAGTACCTCACCTTCAAGGTGCTGGACGAGCGCGCCCCGCTGCTCAACGGCGCCTTCGAGACGGCGAACTTCGAGTTCCGCGGCAAGACGCTGCAGGGCATGCAGGAGAACCGCCCGCGCTGGAAGCGCGGCGTGGGCGCGGTGAACGACACGCTGGGCGAGGCCGTGGGCCAGCTCTACGTGGAGCGCCACTTCAGCCCCGAGTCCAAGAAGCGCATGGTGGAGCTGGTGGACAACCTGCGCGAGGCCTTCCGCCAGGGCATCGAGGGGCTGGACTGGATGAGCCCCGCCACCAAGGCGCAGGCCCAGGCCAAGCTGGCGAAGTTCGGCGTGAAGATTGGCTACCCGGAGAAGTGGCGTGACTACTCGTCCCTCGAGGTCAAGGCGGACGACCTGGTGGGCAACATCCGCCGCGGGGACGCGTTCGAGTTCAACCGCGCGGTGGCCAAGCTGGGCAAGCCCATCGACCGGACGGAGTGGGGCATGTCGCCGCAGACGGTGAACGCCTACTACAGCTCCACGATGAACGAGATTGTCTTCCCCGCCGCCATCCTCCAGCCCCCGTTCTTCAACCCGGAGGCGGACGACGCGACGAACTACGGCGCCATCGGCGGCGTCATCGGCCACGAGTTCAGCCACGGCTTCGACGACCAGGGCAGCCGCTCGGACGGCGACGGCAACCTGCGCGACTGGTGGACCGCCGAGGACAAGGCCGGCTTCCAGAAGCGCACCAACATGCTGGTGCAGCAGTACGGCGGCTTCAGCCCGCTGGAGGCGATGAACGTCAACGGCCAGCTCACCCTGGGGGAGAACATCGGCGACCTCAGCGGTCTCACCGTGGCGTACAAGGCCTACAAGCTCTCCCTGGAGAAGCAGGCCGCGCCCCTCATCGACGGCTTCACCGGCGACCAGCGCTTCTTCATGGGCTGGGCGCAGATCTGGCGCGGCCTCTACCGGGACGACGCCATGCGTCAGATGCTGCTGACGGACTCGCACTCGCCGCCGCAGTACCGCGTCAACGGCGTGGTGCGGAACATGCCGGAGTTCTACGAGGCGTTCGGCGTGAAGCAGGGCGACGGCGCCTGGCTGCCGCCCGAGCAGCGCGTGAAGGTCTGGTAG